A single window of Chloracidobacterium thermophilum B DNA harbors:
- a CDS encoding S1/P1 nuclease has translation MLIRQKACRSGWWLWVGVCWFALGTTPVLAWNQAGHATVAAIAYGQLQPRARVRVAAILRQHPEYAEWTRDVLPEQAPFIAFLSASYWVDDIKFDQRQGFSDREPPPSTHPAYPDMRVHGTWHYVNRPLAAPGVTIPPDFQIVAPDGGALGKIVEIEDILRHSPPDSPRQAYYLAWLIHLVGDVHQPLHTVARCSKNNPQGDQGGNLFIVRPTAGTPLDGPRKPNLHAFWDNAALDTFSLPAIQALAQELSRKRPSRQQIAAPPVRWLDESTQLARDLVYQAGQDDTPEPPVLSDAYKSRAHTAARERVRLAGFRLAALLNQLYDRP, from the coding sequence ATGCTCATTCGCCAGAAAGCGTGTCGGAGTGGATGGTGGTTGTGGGTTGGGGTGTGTTGGTTTGCCTTGGGGACAACGCCGGTACTCGCCTGGAACCAGGCCGGGCATGCCACTGTCGCTGCAATTGCTTATGGACAGTTGCAGCCCCGCGCCCGGGTGCGGGTGGCGGCGATTCTCAGGCAACACCCGGAATATGCCGAGTGGACGCGGGACGTACTGCCCGAACAGGCTCCCTTCATTGCCTTCCTGAGTGCTTCCTACTGGGTGGATGACATCAAATTTGACCAGCGGCAGGGCTTTTCCGACCGCGAGCCGCCGCCGAGCACCCATCCGGCATACCCGGACATGCGGGTTCACGGGACATGGCACTACGTCAACCGTCCGCTGGCAGCGCCGGGTGTCACCATTCCGCCCGACTTTCAGATCGTCGCCCCGGATGGCGGCGCGCTGGGGAAAATCGTCGAAATCGAAGACATCCTGCGGCATAGCCCCCCTGACAGTCCCCGGCAAGCCTACTATCTGGCCTGGCTGATTCACCTGGTAGGGGATGTCCATCAGCCACTCCATACGGTGGCGCGTTGCTCAAAAAACAATCCCCAGGGAGACCAGGGGGGCAACCTGTTCATCGTGCGTCCCACGGCCGGGACGCCGCTGGATGGGCCGCGCAAGCCCAACCTGCATGCGTTCTGGGACAATGCCGCCCTCGACACCTTTTCCCTCCCGGCAATCCAGGCACTGGCGCAGGAACTCAGCCGGAAGCGTCCGTCACGGCAGCAGATCGCTGCGCCGCCGGTACGCTGGCTGGATGAAAGTACCCAACTGGCGCGGGACCTTGTCTATCAAGCCGGACAGGACGACACCCCGGAGCCGCCGGTGCTTTCCGACGCCTACAAGTCCAGAGCGCATACTGCGGCCCGGGAACGGGTACGCCTGGCCGGCTTTCGGCTGGCGGCTCTGCTCAACCAGCTCTATGACCGTCCCTGA
- a CDS encoding menaquinone biosynthesis decarboxylase, whose amino-acid sequence MPYEDLREFIRDLEQAGELKRIKTPVSCHLEITEITDRISKVGGPALLFENVEESPIPVLINALGSRRRMLMALGVESYADIAGRLNEILDFKSPQGILEKVKLLPKFAELGAVFPKRVKRGPCQEIVLQEGEFDLRRLPVLQCWPEDGGRFITFPLVFTSHPVTGRRNVGMYRMQLYDACTTGMHWQIHKHGASHWRTALERGERMPVAVAIGGDPILTFAAIFPLPDDVDEMLLAGFLRGKPVPMVKCLTNDLEVPATAEIVLEGYVDPQELRTEGPFGDHTGFYTEADNYPVFHVTCVTHRRSPIYQTTIVGRPPMEDCWMGEAVGEIAKPVLRRQFPEIVDMHLPFEGVFHNLAIVSIKKAYPGHARKIMNALWGTGQLMFTKVVIVVDDDVPVQDPSYVAWYVLNNIDPERDIQFTLGPVDALDHASRLPAYGSKMGIDATRKWPSEGFTRPWPRENRMTAEIQRKVDEKWRTLFGK is encoded by the coding sequence ATGCCCTATGAAGACCTGCGCGAGTTTATCCGGGATTTGGAGCAGGCCGGGGAACTCAAGCGCATCAAAACACCAGTGTCCTGCCACCTCGAAATTACCGAAATCACGGACCGCATATCGAAGGTCGGTGGGCCGGCGCTGCTGTTCGAGAACGTCGAGGAGTCGCCCATTCCAGTGCTCATCAATGCCCTCGGCAGCCGGCGGCGGATGCTTATGGCTTTGGGAGTCGAGAGCTACGCCGACATTGCCGGACGCCTCAACGAGATTCTGGATTTCAAATCGCCACAGGGCATTCTGGAAAAGGTCAAGCTGTTGCCGAAGTTTGCTGAACTGGGGGCGGTTTTTCCAAAACGGGTGAAGCGTGGGCCATGTCAGGAAATCGTGTTGCAGGAAGGCGAGTTCGACCTGCGCCGCCTGCCCGTGCTCCAGTGCTGGCCCGAAGACGGCGGCCGCTTCATCACCTTCCCACTGGTGTTTACGTCCCACCCCGTCACAGGACGGCGCAACGTCGGGATGTACCGCATGCAACTGTACGACGCCTGTACGACCGGCATGCACTGGCAGATTCACAAGCATGGCGCTTCGCACTGGCGCACGGCGCTGGAGCGCGGTGAACGCATGCCCGTGGCTGTGGCCATTGGCGGCGACCCCATTCTGACCTTTGCTGCCATTTTCCCGTTGCCGGATGATGTGGATGAAATGCTGCTGGCCGGTTTCCTGCGCGGAAAGCCGGTGCCGATGGTCAAGTGCCTGACAAATGATCTGGAAGTCCCGGCCACGGCGGAAATCGTTCTGGAAGGCTACGTTGACCCGCAGGAACTCCGTACTGAAGGGCCCTTTGGCGATCACACCGGCTTTTACACGGAGGCAGACAACTATCCCGTCTTTCACGTCACCTGTGTCACCCACCGCCGCAGTCCGATTTACCAGACGACGATTGTCGGACGGCCGCCGATGGAAGACTGCTGGATGGGGGAAGCCGTCGGCGAGATTGCCAAGCCGGTGCTGCGTCGGCAGTTCCCGGAAATCGTGGACATGCACCTGCCCTTTGAGGGCGTGTTTCACAACCTGGCAATTGTTTCCATCAAGAAGGCCTATCCGGGGCACGCCCGCAAAATCATGAATGCCCTGTGGGGAACCGGGCAGCTTATGTTTACGAAGGTTGTCATCGTGGTGGACGACGATGTGCCGGTTCAGGACCCGAGCTATGTGGCGTGGTACGTCCTCAACAACATTGACCCGGAGCGTGACATCCAGTTTACCCTCGGCCCGGTGGACGCCCTCGACCATGCTTCCCGGTTGCCGGCCTACGGCTCGAAGATGGGCATTGACGCCACACGCAAGTGGCCGAGTGAGGGCTTTACCCGCCCCTGGCCGCGGGAAAACCGTATGACGGCCGAGATTCAGCGCAAGGTGGATGAAAAATGGCGCACGCTTTTTGGGAAGTAG
- a CDS encoding ABC transporter permease, with translation MAAGIEKWHPVGRTVLALLAALAAGMLVLRVAGYAPLPALQVMFQSAFGSPFAVADTLVKATPLALCGLGVSLSFRGGQFNIGAEGQMLLGALAAVFLGVRLETPWAIGPVLAASILAGSAWALVAAWLKTTRGVNEVISTLMLNFIAFWLVSWLVHGPLQEASKGYPQTELVSEALWLTRWLPPTRLHSGTLWALVLAVVGYVWLFYTPTGLRLRVAGSSPVAAATAGIALHRMTWLALAVGGGCAGLAGGVEVLGVSHRLYEQFSPGYGYMAVAVALLARQHPLGVIPAAVAFGALEVGAAGLQRAVGVSAGLAGVIEALVMLAVILAGRRDVAA, from the coding sequence ATGGCTGCCGGGATTGAGAAGTGGCATCCGGTGGGGCGGACAGTTCTGGCGCTGCTGGCGGCTCTGGCCGCCGGGATGCTCGTGCTGCGGGTAGCCGGCTACGCGCCGTTGCCGGCCCTGCAGGTGATGTTCCAGTCGGCGTTCGGGAGCCCGTTTGCCGTTGCTGATACGCTGGTCAAAGCCACGCCACTGGCTCTGTGCGGGCTGGGCGTCTCGCTGTCCTTTCGGGGCGGGCAGTTCAACATTGGCGCCGAGGGGCAGATGTTGCTCGGTGCGTTGGCAGCAGTGTTTCTAGGCGTGCGGTTGGAAACGCCGTGGGCGATCGGGCCGGTGCTGGCAGCCTCCATCCTGGCCGGAAGTGCGTGGGCACTCGTGGCGGCCTGGCTCAAGACCACGCGCGGCGTCAATGAAGTCATCTCAACGCTGATGCTCAACTTCATCGCCTTCTGGCTGGTGAGTTGGTTGGTTCACGGGCCGCTTCAGGAAGCCTCGAAAGGGTATCCGCAGACAGAGTTGGTGTCCGAAGCCCTGTGGCTGACGCGCTGGTTGCCCCCGACCCGTCTGCACAGCGGTACGCTGTGGGCGCTGGTTTTGGCCGTGGTCGGTTATGTCTGGCTTTTTTACACTCCAACCGGCTTGCGCTTGCGGGTGGCCGGAAGCAGCCCGGTGGCCGCTGCGACGGCAGGCATTGCGCTGCACCGGATGACCTGGCTGGCGTTGGCTGTGGGCGGCGGGTGCGCCGGGTTGGCCGGCGGGGTGGAAGTGCTCGGCGTCAGTCACCGTCTCTATGAACAGTTTTCGCCGGGGTATGGCTACATGGCCGTAGCTGTGGCCCTGCTGGCCCGCCAGCATCCGCTGGGGGTGATTCCGGCTGCTGTGGCCTTTGGGGCGCTGGAAGTCGGCGCTGCTGGTTTGCAACGGGCCGTTGGGGTGTCGGCCGGGTTGGCCGGCGTCATCGAGGCATTGGTCATGCTGGCCGTCATTCTCGCCGGACGGCGTGACGTTGCCGCCTAG
- a CDS encoding 16S rRNA (uracil(1498)-N(3))-methyltransferase, producing MPGHRFYAPSENFTATSVQLAEDEAHHAVHVLRIRVGEVVTVFDGQGQVFQATVTEASKRGVRLALDAPLPALGESPLDLTLGVALLKADKFEWVIQKAVELGVTRIVPLVTRHVEPGLIRGASEKLERWSRISREATKQCGRGYLTPILPPQPVTDVLLSGGVKFFFTERQGNGWAAVVSRFPGHLPTVVALVGPEGGWSEDERQLAEAQGAHGITLGPRILRAETAAILAVGLLQTTFGDVAGQPL from the coding sequence GTGCCGGGACATCGTTTCTATGCACCGTCAGAAAACTTTACGGCGACTTCCGTCCAGTTGGCGGAGGATGAAGCGCACCATGCTGTCCATGTTCTGCGCATCAGAGTGGGCGAGGTGGTAACGGTCTTTGATGGGCAGGGGCAGGTGTTTCAGGCGACAGTGACCGAGGCTTCAAAGCGTGGCGTACGGCTGGCGCTGGATGCGCCACTCCCGGCGCTTGGCGAATCCCCACTTGATCTGACCTTGGGTGTGGCGCTGCTCAAGGCGGACAAGTTTGAGTGGGTCATCCAAAAGGCGGTTGAACTTGGCGTCACCCGTATTGTTCCGCTGGTGACGCGCCATGTTGAACCGGGTTTGATTCGTGGCGCTTCAGAAAAACTTGAGCGTTGGTCACGCATCAGTCGTGAAGCCACAAAGCAGTGCGGACGGGGCTACCTGACGCCCATTCTGCCACCGCAGCCGGTTACAGATGTGCTTTTGTCGGGAGGTGTCAAATTCTTTTTCACCGAACGGCAGGGAAATGGTTGGGCTGCGGTCGTCAGCCGGTTTCCGGGTCATCTGCCAACGGTTGTGGCCTTGGTGGGCCCGGAGGGTGGCTGGAGCGAGGACGAGCGGCAATTGGCTGAGGCGCAGGGAGCGCACGGCATCACGCTGGGGCCGCGCATCCTGCGGGCTGAAACGGCTGCTATACTGGCCGTGGGCTTACTCCAGACAACCTTTGGTGATGTTGCAGGTCAGCCGCTATGA
- a CDS encoding MoaD/ThiS family protein, giving the protein MTVSTRLDIAVFGQCRALIGQPTASVQVSVPTTAAAVLAAVCRQYPQLAPFEGSLLVAVNEEYARPDTPIRAGDDVAVFPPIAGG; this is encoded by the coding sequence ATGACCGTCTCCACAAGGCTTGACATCGCTGTGTTTGGTCAGTGCCGGGCGCTGATTGGTCAGCCAACGGCCTCGGTACAGGTCAGCGTACCCACGACGGCAGCCGCGGTCCTCGCTGCGGTCTGCCGGCAGTATCCGCAGCTTGCGCCGTTTGAGGGCAGTTTGCTCGTCGCCGTCAATGAGGAGTATGCACGGCCCGACACCCCCATTCGCGCCGGGGATGACGTGGCCGTTTTCCCACCCATTGCCGGAGGTTGA
- the rsmA gene encoding 16S rRNA (adenine(1518)-N(6)/adenine(1519)-N(6))-dimethyltransferase RsmA, with protein sequence MTVPDVLPSLPPPRKRFGQHFLRDRHLLARIVAAAEVGPDDLVVEIGPGRGALTEVLLERAAGVIAFELDRDLAAWLSVRFADRRWRLHVGDVLEADLAACVTEAGAAWGLTSAPVKVVANVPYNLSTPIVEKLLAARHLWTDIVLMLQREVVWRLAAAPGTKDYGYFSVVVQAACEVTRLFDVPPGAFHPPPKVMSSVVRLTPRPVAIMPPELMPYFCRVVSVAFEQRRKMLGGSLMRLGLSRTDLLEGLARAGIAPERRPETLSVETFVRIAQELAARLPSAGTSQEGA encoded by the coding sequence ATGACCGTCCCTGACGTCCTGCCCTCGCTGCCGCCGCCGCGCAAGCGGTTCGGTCAGCATTTTCTGCGTGACAGACACCTTCTGGCCCGCATCGTCGCGGCAGCGGAAGTCGGCCCGGATGACCTGGTGGTGGAAATCGGACCCGGACGCGGGGCCCTGACGGAAGTGCTGCTGGAGCGGGCGGCTGGCGTCATCGCCTTTGAACTTGATCGCGATCTGGCGGCCTGGCTGTCTGTGCGGTTTGCCGACCGGCGCTGGCGTCTGCACGTCGGCGATGTTCTGGAGGCTGACCTGGCGGCCTGTGTGACCGAAGCCGGTGCAGCGTGGGGTCTCACTTCAGCACCCGTCAAGGTCGTGGCCAATGTGCCTTACAACCTTTCAACGCCAATCGTAGAGAAGCTGCTGGCCGCGCGTCACCTCTGGACGGACATTGTGCTCATGCTCCAGCGGGAAGTCGTGTGGCGGCTGGCGGCCGCGCCTGGCACGAAAGACTATGGTTATTTTTCCGTCGTGGTGCAGGCGGCCTGTGAAGTGACACGGTTGTTTGACGTTCCGCCGGGCGCTTTTCACCCGCCGCCAAAGGTGATGTCGTCGGTTGTCCGCCTGACACCGCGCCCGGTGGCCATCATGCCGCCGGAGTTGATGCCGTATTTCTGCCGGGTCGTCAGTGTTGCTTTTGAGCAGCGGCGCAAAATGCTGGGTGGAAGTTTGATGCGGCTTGGCCTCTCACGTACAGACTTGCTGGAAGGACTTGCCCGGGCCGGCATTGCGCCGGAGAGACGCCCGGAAACGCTTTCTGTCGAGACGTTCGTGCGTATAGCACAGGAGCTGGCGGCAAGGCTGCCGTCTGCTGGCACATCGCAGGAGGGGGCTTGA
- a CDS encoding molybdenum cofactor biosynthesis protein MoaE: MIEHLDNGDLVGIVAEPIETQAVVRQLVRECAGAVVTFEGVVRDNLHGRRTRHLDYEAYIPMAVKMLRRVAAEAHVKFPDIDRVALIHRIGRLHVSETSVLVVVTAAHRAVAFDACRFGIDRIKTTVPIWKHEYFEDGDVWVEGVRPSLP, translated from the coding sequence ATGATCGAACATCTGGATAATGGCGATCTCGTCGGAATCGTGGCGGAACCTATCGAGACCCAGGCGGTCGTCCGGCAGTTGGTGCGCGAATGTGCCGGCGCGGTCGTGACGTTTGAAGGCGTTGTGCGGGACAACCTGCACGGACGGCGGACGCGCCACCTTGACTATGAAGCCTACATCCCGATGGCGGTGAAGATGCTACGCCGGGTGGCTGCGGAAGCGCATGTCAAGTTTCCTGACATTGACCGTGTGGCACTCATCCACCGCATCGGGCGACTGCATGTTTCGGAGACCAGTGTCCTGGTGGTGGTGACCGCTGCGCACCGAGCCGTGGCGTTTGACGCCTGCCGTTTTGGCATTGACCGCATCAAGACAACCGTGCCCATCTGGAAGCACGAATACTTTGAGGATGGCGACGTGTGGGTGGAAGGCGTTCGCCCATCGCTGCCGTAG
- a CDS encoding glucose 1-dehydrogenase produces MMQTFYNTSVLVTGAASGIGRATALAFAAAGAKVLVADRQAEGSAETVSRIEAAGGQAMSAVVDVTDAVAVADLVKTAVHAFGSLDVAVNNAGILGAPAPLHDTDEDRFDQVLNINLRGVFLCMKYEIRQMLKQGGGRIVNVASLAGLVGFSGFAPYAASKHAVLGLTKTAALEYAKSNIRINAVCPSIIETPMTTGEHIPPDLLAKYLRAHPMGRAGKPEEVANAILWLASEGASFINGVGLTVDGGAFVQ; encoded by the coding sequence ATGATGCAGACATTTTACAACACCTCTGTTCTCGTTACAGGCGCGGCATCCGGCATTGGGCGGGCCACGGCCTTGGCTTTTGCGGCGGCTGGCGCTAAGGTGCTTGTGGCTGACCGGCAGGCCGAAGGCAGCGCCGAAACGGTGTCCCGGATTGAAGCCGCCGGCGGGCAGGCCATGTCTGCCGTCGTGGATGTCACTGACGCCGTCGCCGTCGCCGATCTGGTCAAAACCGCCGTACACGCCTTCGGCAGCCTGGATGTTGCCGTCAACAATGCCGGCATTCTGGGCGCACCGGCCCCCCTGCACGACACCGACGAAGACCGCTTCGACCAGGTGCTGAACATCAACCTGCGCGGTGTCTTTTTGTGTATGAAGTACGAAATCCGCCAAATGCTCAAACAGGGCGGCGGGCGGATCGTCAATGTCGCTTCACTGGCAGGACTCGTGGGCTTTTCGGGCTTTGCTCCCTATGCCGCCAGCAAGCATGCCGTACTCGGTCTGACCAAGACGGCGGCGCTGGAGTATGCCAAGTCCAACATCCGCATCAATGCCGTGTGCCCGTCCATCATTGAAACGCCAATGACGACTGGCGAGCACATTCCGCCCGACCTGCTGGCCAAGTATCTCCGCGCCCACCCCATGGGACGGGCTGGCAAGCCAGAAGAAGTCGCTAACGCCATCCTGTGGCTCGCTTCCGAAGGCGCATCCTTCATCAATGGCGTCGGCCTCACCGTGGACGGCGGTGCATTCGTCCAGTAA
- a CDS encoding energy transducer TonB, translated as MTNDTPTDLDALLSALPEVTPPAHLHRRMVTALDVEATRRRQPGKWPLWLTEHPRLIGYGLGLAVATFLFGSLSIRVWQPLHYLTTEPDYALVYVPHKANHRFVGDLTPTATRPYLTSGKGFDTLPARLAGQPEGMLVIAEISPSGEARCVDVVEPEADASLVAAVNQALRSMTFRPATRADGRPVAARIALYLEQIAVRG; from the coding sequence ATGACGAACGATACACCCACCGATCTCGATGCCCTTCTGTCTGCCTTGCCCGAAGTGACGCCCCCGGCACACCTTCACCGGCGCATGGTGACGGCGCTTGACGTGGAAGCAACCCGCCGCCGGCAGCCGGGCAAATGGCCCCTGTGGCTGACCGAACACCCCCGGCTCATCGGCTACGGACTGGGGCTGGCGGTGGCCACGTTCCTGTTTGGGAGCCTGTCCATCCGGGTCTGGCAGCCGCTCCACTACCTCACAACCGAACCGGACTACGCCCTCGTGTATGTCCCCCACAAGGCAAACCACCGCTTCGTCGGCGACCTCACCCCAACCGCCACACGCCCCTACCTCACCAGTGGCAAGGGATTTGACACGCTGCCAGCCCGTCTGGCCGGTCAACCGGAGGGCATGCTCGTCATCGCCGAAATCTCCCCTTCCGGCGAAGCCCGCTGTGTGGATGTCGTTGAACCCGAAGCCGATGCGTCACTGGTGGCAGCCGTCAATCAGGCCCTGCGCAGCATGACGTTCCGCCCGGCGACCCGGGCCGACGGCCGTCCGGTTGCCGCCCGCATTGCCCTCTACCTGGAGCAGATAGCTGTCCGGGGTTAG
- a CDS encoding VIT and vWA domain-containing protein: MLPHVYHLHWVRLLGWARWVLPVLWLVIAGGGLPAAAQSGVVLPGDEARPDPTRIALDDMRVDIRIDQQFARVRIVQIYANRTNQPLEGKYIFRLPTSGAIADFAVWDGDVRIPGVMLELPRAQEVYAELKRQAIDPGLVTQEDEAGGATAFTVRLVPIPAYGTKRVELEYVEAVPVAGLRSFFSLPFKPSQYGQQAVGSLSIRVDITSGFPLVGFRQRDTAYPLQVTPMGVNRVVAEYQGAGVALTQDLAFDYGLDVSRTSASLIAYRSPEPLLAYDLRDPNRTKPDEDGYFEVSALFNERGQPVSDFGRTPAPPRSVVVMLDTSLSMNFEKLDRAYEACSLFLKSLRPEDRFNLVLFNDDVQAFSETPQTGTAENTARALDFIRRSYLSGGTDFAKALQRGLALAKALPGDERTLILITDGNPTLTTTRGNKLIRDFAEANARGGAPVRVFAFGVGADANREFLSELARVSRGVSEFGRETDDLTFRLDAFFARVGQRPVEGLKLRLSDPDNAYAVYPAEETTGYDGSRVSFIGRYRRPVAQVECTVSGTQAGRSVTATATGALPERDATHSHLPRLWAQERISALLRRMALDGEDEALIAEVIALSKKYNIVTPYTAFLAAPRALLRPRVIKPGDPVLRVRTDASIRSVVAVFPFGLVKPLTYLASEDVWETRFLAPKTMQDGRYRCRLVLTDAHGQVFQEEKGFTIDSRPPQLQVTTKPTPARAGEDIEVLVAADADTRRIAARLAGGLPVPVRWDAQRKTNVGVLRLPPGLPAGRYVLLVTAEDFAHNVASREVPLDVLGN, encoded by the coding sequence ATGCTCCCACACGTTTACCATCTGCACTGGGTCCGGCTGCTCGGCTGGGCACGTTGGGTTTTGCCTGTCCTGTGGCTGGTCATTGCCGGTGGAGGGCTTCCGGCGGCAGCCCAGTCGGGCGTCGTTCTGCCCGGCGATGAAGCCAGGCCCGATCCGACCCGCATCGCCTTGGATGACATGCGGGTGGACATCCGCATTGATCAACAGTTCGCACGGGTGCGCATTGTCCAGATTTATGCCAACCGGACAAATCAGCCGTTGGAAGGGAAGTACATCTTCCGGCTGCCGACGAGTGGAGCCATTGCCGATTTTGCTGTTTGGGATGGTGATGTGCGGATTCCGGGCGTGATGCTCGAACTGCCGCGTGCCCAGGAAGTTTACGCCGAACTCAAACGGCAGGCCATTGATCCGGGGTTGGTCACACAGGAGGACGAAGCCGGTGGGGCCACGGCCTTTACCGTCCGTCTCGTGCCCATTCCGGCTTACGGCACCAAGCGCGTTGAGCTGGAATATGTCGAGGCCGTGCCGGTTGCCGGATTGCGGTCGTTCTTTTCGTTGCCCTTCAAACCTTCCCAGTACGGCCAGCAAGCTGTTGGCAGCCTGTCTATTCGCGTGGACATCACCAGCGGTTTCCCACTGGTGGGATTCCGGCAGCGCGACACGGCTTACCCGCTTCAGGTCACGCCGATGGGCGTCAACCGTGTGGTGGCCGAATATCAGGGCGCAGGCGTGGCGCTGACCCAGGACCTGGCCTTTGACTACGGACTCGATGTGTCCCGCACCAGCGCCAGTCTCATTGCCTATCGTTCGCCGGAGCCGCTGCTGGCCTATGACCTGCGTGATCCCAATCGGACGAAGCCAGATGAGGATGGCTACTTTGAAGTGTCGGCCCTGTTCAACGAGCGGGGGCAACCGGTCAGTGACTTCGGGCGCACGCCAGCGCCGCCACGGTCGGTCGTGGTGATGCTGGATACGTCGCTTTCGATGAACTTTGAAAAGCTCGACCGGGCGTATGAAGCCTGTAGTCTCTTTTTGAAGTCGCTGCGCCCCGAAGACCGCTTCAATCTCGTGCTGTTCAACGACGACGTACAGGCCTTTTCCGAGACACCCCAGACCGGAACGGCAGAAAACACGGCGCGGGCGCTGGATTTCATCCGGCGCAGTTACCTGAGCGGTGGGACGGACTTTGCCAAAGCGCTCCAGCGCGGACTGGCGCTGGCGAAGGCTCTGCCGGGGGATGAGCGCACCCTCATCCTGATTACAGACGGCAATCCGACGCTGACAACCACGCGCGGCAACAAGCTCATCCGGGACTTTGCCGAAGCCAATGCCAGGGGAGGCGCACCGGTGCGGGTCTTTGCCTTTGGCGTGGGCGCGGACGCCAACCGGGAATTTCTCAGTGAACTGGCGCGGGTCAGCCGGGGCGTCAGTGAGTTCGGGCGTGAAACGGACGATCTGACCTTCCGGCTGGATGCCTTCTTTGCCAGGGTCGGGCAGCGTCCGGTTGAGGGTCTCAAGCTGCGCCTGAGTGACCCGGACAATGCCTACGCGGTGTACCCTGCCGAGGAAACAACCGGTTATGACGGCTCGCGGGTCAGCTTCATAGGGCGCTATCGGCGACCGGTGGCGCAGGTGGAATGTACGGTCAGCGGCACCCAGGCTGGCCGGTCAGTCACGGCGACGGCAACCGGGGCCTTGCCGGAACGCGATGCCACACACAGCCACTTGCCCCGGCTGTGGGCGCAGGAACGTATCAGCGCCCTGCTGCGCCGGATGGCGCTCGATGGCGAAGACGAGGCACTCATTGCTGAGGTCATTGCGCTCTCGAAGAAGTACAACATCGTCACACCGTACACGGCTTTTCTGGCCGCGCCACGGGCGCTGCTGCGCCCACGGGTCATCAAGCCGGGTGATCCGGTGCTGCGCGTACGGACAGACGCTTCGATTCGCTCGGTGGTCGCCGTCTTTCCCTTTGGCTTGGTCAAACCGCTGACCTATCTCGCTTCGGAAGATGTGTGGGAAACCCGTTTTCTTGCTCCGAAGACGATGCAGGATGGGCGTTACCGCTGTCGGCTGGTGCTGACCGATGCCCACGGACAGGTCTTCCAGGAGGAAAAAGGTTTTACAATTGACAGCCGTCCGCCGCAGTTGCAGGTGACCACCAAGCCGACGCCGGCCCGCGCCGGTGAGGACATCGAGGTTCTGGTGGCGGCCGATGCCGATACCCGGCGCATTGCCGCGCGGTTGGCCGGTGGGTTGCCCGTACCGGTCAGGTGGGACGCCCAGCGCAAGACAAACGTCGGGGTGTTACGGCTGCCGCCGGGGCTGCCTGCTGGGCGGTACGTCCTGCTTGTGACGGCGGAAGACTTTGCCCACAATGTCGCCAGCCGGGAAGTTCCGCTCGATGTTTTGGGCAACTAG
- a CDS encoding RNA polymerase sigma factor produces the protein MSSASELPLPLSLPADTVATGSSETARPLSTAEGELLDGIRAGSHAAFEVLVTAHQKPLYNLLLRVLGNPDDAADVLQETFLSAYRGAGSFRGDCDIRTWLYRIAIRRAANHRRWWRARRQTATVSLDAETEASTPSLSETLVAPNADPEQQALWRERQAQVLAALARLKFDFRVAVVMRDIRGMSYEDIAAALEISVGTVKSRIARGRAMLRAALNLPA, from the coding sequence ATGTCATCGGCTTCCGAACTTCCGCTCCCACTTTCACTGCCAGCAGACACGGTGGCCACAGGGTCATCGGAAACCGCCCGGCCGCTTTCCACGGCGGAAGGTGAGTTGCTGGATGGAATTCGCGCCGGCTCACACGCCGCGTTTGAAGTGCTGGTGACGGCGCACCAGAAGCCCCTTTACAACCTGCTCCTGCGGGTGCTGGGCAACCCCGATGACGCGGCCGATGTCCTGCAGGAAACCTTCCTCAGCGCCTATCGCGGCGCCGGCAGCTTTCGCGGAGACTGCGACATCCGCACCTGGCTCTACCGGATTGCCATCCGCCGCGCTGCCAACCATCGCCGGTGGTGGCGGGCCCGGCGACAGACAGCCACGGTTTCGCTCGATGCCGAAACCGAAGCTTCGACGCCGTCACTGTCTGAAACCCTTGTTGCCCCCAATGCCGACCCGGAACAGCAGGCCCTGTGGCGGGAGCGTCAGGCGCAGGTGCTGGCGGCGTTGGCCCGGCTCAAGTTTGACTTCCGGGTGGCGGTGGTCATGCGGGACATCCGTGGCATGAGCTACGAAGACATTGCCGCAGCGTTGGAAATCTCCGTCGGCACGGTCAAATCACGCATCGCCCGGGGCCGCGCCATGCTCCGCGCGGCACTCAACCTTCCGGCTTGA